Genomic segment of Panicum virgatum strain AP13 chromosome 9N, P.virgatum_v5, whole genome shotgun sequence:
TGGAGGCGAGCCACGTTGCCGtgtacccgccgccgccgccgccggcgctggcgcGGGGCCTGCCCGTGAGCCACCAgcagctcggcgggggcgcTCCGGGCAGGGACAGCTGCGAGGGCCATGACCCGAGCGCGCTGCTCGTGGGGGCCACGCTGATCACGATGCTCGCCTTCCTGCTCGGCACCTTCATCCCCGGCGGCTACTGGCAGCAGGACACGccggcgtggagcggcggcaAGCGGGTGGTCTACCGCGCCGGCGACCCCATCATGCGCGACCTGCACCGGCCGAGGTACTGGGTGTTCCGGGCGGCGAGCTGGGTCGGGGTCGCGAGCTCGATGGTGCTCACGCTGAGCCTGCTCGTGCGGGCGGCCGCGGGCTCGCGCCACGTGCGCTGGTCCTTCGCCGTGGCCTACTCCAGCCTGCTGCTCACCTTCGCGGTGTCGCAGACCAAGACGCACCTGTCGCTGGACATCATCGTCTGGCTCGCCGTCCTCGCCGTCTCCTGGCTCATCACCAGCATCCGTGGGGAGAACCGCGCGCGCATCATCAAGCTGCtctgctgcagcggcggcgacaaTTGAACAATTTTGAATCTTTTTATGTGGTGAAAATTTTCGTGCAAGCTGTGTGATGTGGATTGAAACTCTATCCTTGCTTGAGCGTTGTACTACATTTATAGATGGATTGGCGTGCTTAGAGCCTTAGATAAGTGTGTAACAAATAAAAAGAGCTCATGGGAATTCTCTGGTTTTGCAATTCCTCGATTCATATACCGAGCACAGCTAGATTTCAGTTATCTAGTGAGTATTATTCACTAGACTGAACCACCTGAAACTGGAATAAGTGACACTTTTAAAGACTCCATACAAGTTGACTCCAAAGTAATGAAAAAGCAAAAGTATGTTTGTTCTGCCAATTTGGAGAGCACCCCCTGGCTTCTCATTTGATTCTTTCGGTCCACAGACCTGATAGGCCTCTTGTTACAGTGTTGGTGCCAAGTGAGAAAATCGGATTGTGAGGACGAGCCCACTGACGCTTACCGGCCTGTTTAGGCGTGTTACTTTAAGGCCTTTTTTGTGTAGGACTGACTCGCCCAGGCCGCAGGGACGTGCAGGCCGACTGCTGCTGACCCGGGTAAtcttttggccttgtttggttagcTTGTTTTTCTAGCGTATGTTTCCTAAAAAAAAATATCGCATGCacagagtattaaataaaatctatttgtaaaacctcTTCAGAGATGGAtataacttttcgcaacgaatctaatgacagtaattaatcgatgattggctacagtgatgctacaataattaTCCtcaaatcacgcggtcaaaggcttcATTAGaatcttcagggttcctagcacGGGGTTataaagttggttttgtaaattgactttatttgacattgtaattagcggtcaaagtgttACTATTTCGGactaaaccaaacaaggcctttgtttcttgaaaaaataaaaagggCCCAATGCCCTTGCCAGATGAGAATCCGTGCTGGGAGCCTGGGACAAGATTGAAGTTGTGCCCGTGAGTTCTTGTCCACTACGCTCCGTACTTGATCACTGGGAACAGTGGGGGATGCCGTGCGGAACTGTGAAGGCTTGTGTGAGAAAGTGAAGAGAACCAGCAACCTTCCCCGGGCAACGCCTTTACGTAGTTTTCCAGCCGGAACAGTGAAAACGAAGTTGTCAACAGCGCCATAGACGAGTGTGTCCTGGTCACTCTTACCGGACCCCAATTTTTATGTTTGGTAGAGATGTTGCTTCTACCATCTAGACCAGCCACAGCAAGAAAATCCTTACAGGTTCCGTGTAGCAAAGGACATTGATTCTAGTATTTAATGGGTACTATATTTTTCAACCAGCACTAGCCATCTTCCACACAAGTCAGTGTTGATCCTAAGTTCCAAACCACTTCGGTACCACATTTTATGTGCTCGACCATTTCACCACGTCACAAAGTATTGACGGTAAACTACTGAATAAATCTTTCTTCGGTATCTCGGTGCTTG
This window contains:
- the LOC120693300 gene encoding uncharacterized protein LOC120693300 codes for the protein MDHYPPPPVYASASPTPGNGNLEASHVAVYPPPPPPALARGLPVSHQQLGGGAPGRDSCEGHDPSALLVGATLITMLAFLLGTFIPGGYWQQDTPAWSGGKRVVYRAGDPIMRDLHRPRYWVFRAASWVGVASSMVLTLSLLVRAAAGSRHVRWSFAVAYSSLLLTFAVSQTKTHLSLDIIVWLAVLAVSWLITSIRGENRARIIKLLCCSGGDN